TGCGAATTGTGATGCGTTAGTTACTGAAATGCCGTCATCATGAAGAGCGAGGCGAGTTGCTGAAATGTCGTCATCACGATCTGATTCATCCTCACGAGTTAAATATGCGCAGATGTCATCACGAGCCTTGCGTAGCAAGGCGTGGTGATCCAGAAAAACATGGATGGCCACGATTTTCTTTCGAAAATCTCGCCATGACGGTCGCTGTCTATTAATTTCTCTAGAAGAAAAGCCTGCATGGTTAAGTATTGAAGGCTTTTTTGGATTTTAGAAAACTCGTGGGGACGGGTCAGATTACGAGGAGCGAAGCGACGTGGTGATCTATCTATTTTGTGGATGGTCGCGGCTTTCTGATGGAAACCTCGCCATGACGATCATCCAGTTGCTTCTTTCCCATATCTGAAGCAATACGGCGTTTAATATTCTTTTTTAAAGCTTTTGCAAGACGGTCCTTTCTGTCTTGCTTCATCCCATTTTTACCAATTTCCAGTCGCCCGTTCTTTTCAGATTCTTATTTTTTTCGCTCAAGCGTTTTTCGAATACAAAAAAGTCCACAACATTATCTGTAAACTCTTCCATTTCAGGACCTGAGATAACCTGTTCGCTTTGAAATTCAGCTTTAATAGATACAATATTGCCGCTTTCATCTTGTTTCACTTCGATATCGCGAATTTCACAAGATGGCTCATTTTTGAATGAATGGGTAAAGTTTGTGCTGTCACGTTCTTTGATACTTGCCTTTAATGATTCTAGAATGTCATTGTTTACTTTAGGTGCGATTGTTTGCAAGGTTCCTGTGGAGAAACAGCTATAAATTTCCTTGAAAAATGTTAAAAATTCTTGTTTCAAATCATCTTTTTGCTTATTAATGCTTTCAACCAAATCTTCTGGTGTAGAAGGGGTTTTGCTAGCAGGTTTTTTAGGGAGTTTATCCGCGTAAGCTACGATAAGATAAAGCGTGCAGAACACGATAAATAGGTAGAGCATACAAAAAACTATGTCTTTCTATAGAGTCAGGATAGAACGAATTTGTTGACGATGTCAAAAGTGTGGAGCAATCAGGAGATGGTTATCACTCCGTCATCTTCCGAAGGTAGACTCAAGAAGATCCTTCGTTTTACTCAGGATGACGTAGGATTTGAGATGCGTTGCTTGTTTTTTTATTTGTAAATGTTTTGATCAATCCGAATATTGGCGGAAGTCGCATGAGTTGCAATATAGAGGCGAAGGATGTTGCTGACTATAGGTTTTTAGAGCAACAGATTCAGTTGAGGCTCAAGTTTTAGATCTGGTTCAAGCATTTCATGTTTTAAGAGAGGTAGATTTTGACAAAAAAAACTTAAAAAAGAAACTAATGGCATAACTATAAAAGAAGTAACTGATACGATTGCTAAAGTGAACGCTTTATAAGATATAACGTGAGCACTGACCACAATAATTAATTATTCAAACAACCACAAGAAAAAGTGGTAAACATGGAACGTACGAGTTAGCAATGGATGTTTATGTATCACATCAATGGTTGCGCCCTAAGGAAGATTAACCTTCCCTTAAGCAAAAACCTATTCTACTATAAACAAAACATCCCAAAACTCACCCATGTTTTTTCTTTTTCTCTTTCCCAAGTTAACTCAAGATAAGGTTGATCATTTTATTCATCACATAAAAACACAAAAAGAAAAACACAACCTGCCAGGAACATTATTCATTGGCATCGTACATAACAACAAACAAGAGCAGTATTTTATCGGCAAATCTTTTCCAGATAAAGAGCAAACAGTTATTCCCATTGCATCCCTTACAAAAGCCATCACCGCACATCTCATTTGTATCCTTGCGCATAAAGGTTTTCTAAGTCTTGAGGATCCGCTCAAAAAATATTTTCCAGATCTCAAACTTCCACATGATGCCCCACTTACCATTAAAGATATATTAGCGCAGCGCATGGGTGTGAAATCCTTTTCTGGAGAATCGTTACTCTTACTTGGATTTTCCTTAGATGAAATTTATCAAAAGACCAAATATTTCCAAAAAAATAAACGACCAAAAGTTGATTTTTCTTATCAAAACTTTTTCTTTGGTTTGTTGGAGAGGGTGATAGAAAAAACCACAAATAAAACCATCAATGAAGTGGCAAAAGACTATATTTTTGATCCACTTGATATGAAATCAGCACACTATCTTATGCCTAAAAAATGGTGGCAATTCTGGCGCAAAACGCCAAATTTCCCGCCATTTTATGTATATGGCCCTACACAGACACAGCTTAGCGCTGATCTATATAAAGCGCGTGCAAGCATGGGTGTGGTAATGTCATGTGCGGATATGATGAAATGGCTTAAATATTCTATGACCCAAAAAGATACACTTTTGCCTAAAGAGATTCTCAATGAGGTTTTTGGAAATCTAGCGTCTTTTGAGCCAAAGTCATATGATACACAGTTTGCCTTGAAGCGACTCAAGGGAAGAATCAACTATGGTTTGGGTTGGTATAACATGATGTATGCTGGGCATAAGATTTATTTCCATATGGCATCTCGTGTGGGTATTAGAGCTTATATTGCCTTTGACCCTAAAGAAGAGTTTGGGTTAATTATTTTTCATAACTATGGCGGGTTAGAAATCAACATGTTGCCAGAGGCGGTGCGCGCGAAGTTTTTGGATATTGCCTATGATTGCCCTGAATATGACTGGATAGAAGAAGTAGCGCAGAGCAAAAAAGAATATATTAATAGTGTAAGATCCAGTTTTGAAAGTGAGAAAATGTTTCCAACTCCAGCTGGACCGCTGGATCAATTTGTTGGGTGTTACGAGCATGCTATGTATGGCATAGCTGAAATTACCAAGAAAAATGATAAGCTTTATATGAAATTTCATGGCGCAATATATCCATTAACGCATCATAATGGTAATAAGTTTATTTATGGATCTAAAACTTTAGGTGCCTTTGATAAGTGGATTTATTTTGGTTACAACAAAAAAGCACAGATGACGCTGCAAAGTAGTGCGATGTATGAAGGGGAATCACCGTTGTTTGTTAAGATATCCTAGCTATACGCACCGTCATGGCGAATCCGCCGTAGGTGGATGTGGCCATCCATCCGTCTTTGCTAATTTTACCAAAGGTAAAATTTAGCTACGACAAGATCTATCGAGTCGGAGTGTGCGAAGCGTATGTCTCGCCGAAGCGCAAAGAAGGACAACGACCGTCATGGCGAGATTTTCGAAAGAAAATCGTGGCCATCCATGTTTTTCTGGATCACCACGCCTTGCTATGCAAGGCTCGTGATGACGTCTGCGCATATTTAATTCGTGGGGATGAATCAGCTCGTGATGACGGTTGTTAGTTCATCTTTAAGGATGACGTTGCGCCACCCCTCCAAAAACACATTCTTCTCAAGTGGGGATTTCACCAATTTCGC
The genomic region above belongs to Alphaproteobacteria bacterium and contains:
- a CDS encoding TIM44-like domain-containing protein — its product is MLYLFIVFCTLYLIVAYADKLPKKPASKTPSTPEDLVESINKQKDDLKQEFLTFFKEIYSCFSTGTLQTIAPKVNNDILESLKASIKERDSTNFTHSFKNEPSCEIRDIEVKQDESGNIVSIKAEFQSEQVISGPEMEEFTDNVVDFFVFEKRLSEKNKNLKRTGDWKLVKMG
- a CDS encoding serine hydrolase, whose product is MFFLFLFPKLTQDKVDHFIHHIKTQKEKHNLPGTLFIGIVHNNKQEQYFIGKSFPDKEQTVIPIASLTKAITAHLICILAHKGFLSLEDPLKKYFPDLKLPHDAPLTIKDILAQRMGVKSFSGESLLLLGFSLDEIYQKTKYFQKNKRPKVDFSYQNFFFGLLERVIEKTTNKTINEVAKDYIFDPLDMKSAHYLMPKKWWQFWRKTPNFPPFYVYGPTQTQLSADLYKARASMGVVMSCADMMKWLKYSMTQKDTLLPKEILNEVFGNLASFEPKSYDTQFALKRLKGRINYGLGWYNMMYAGHKIYFHMASRVGIRAYIAFDPKEEFGLIIFHNYGGLEINMLPEAVRAKFLDIAYDCPEYDWIEEVAQSKKEYINSVRSSFESEKMFPTPAGPLDQFVGCYEHAMYGIAEITKKNDKLYMKFHGAIYPLTHHNGNKFIYGSKTLGAFDKWIYFGYNKKAQMTLQSSAMYEGESPLFVKIS